The proteins below are encoded in one region of Rhododendron vialii isolate Sample 1 chromosome 7a, ASM3025357v1:
- the LOC131334232 gene encoding UTP--glucose-1-phosphate uridylyltransferase-like isoform X1 gives MTIHSAVIQKLLSTNAHLGRRVAAHHFKIYTYGARNGVTIIDSDKTLICIRNACHFISNLVRQKGKFLFVNTNPLCDDIVDQMTKRIGCGADSSWRLGGFLTNSGSPKKFRSRNKKLHLGSTQPPDCVVIMDTERKSSVIFEADKLQIPIVGLVNSDMPWDVYKRITYPVPANDSVKFVYLFCNLITKTFLVEQKRFQEVDDKQLRLTKAENREESENLKQNMTSSSKDENPVIPYESLDLTSDDPLETKQLLDKLVVIKLNGALGTKMGFSGPRSATEVCNGLTYLDLIINQIESLNSKHGCNVPLILMNTIRTHDGTLKVVEKYSQKNIDILPLCQNQSHPVARGRDSEDESVLFDHHELFLSLKNTGTLGALLLQGKEYILVVKYDNLGTLIDSKILNHLIQNRIQYCTELSEMAQMPGKNSLKKSKLVDTGNLWMNLKGVKRLVETDGKNVENYPLSKSFDRAIDVNVPHSRFQPMMSTSDLFLFQSDLYSYGDSLIRNSARTNSLNPCIELGPEFEKLSDFQSRFKSIPSIIELDSLKVMGDVWFGTGITLKGKVTIIAKPGVKLEIPDGVVIENKEISDPSDI, from the exons ATGACGATACATTCGGCTGTGATTCAAAAGCTGCTGAGCACAAACGCCCACCTGGGGCGCCGAGTGGCCGCCCACCACTTCAAGATCTACACCTACGGCGCCCGTAACGGCGTGACCATAATCGACTCCGacaaaaccctaatctgcaTCCGCAACGCCTGCCACTTCATCTCCAACCTCGTCCGGCAGAAGGGCAAGTTCCTCTTCGTCAACACCAACCCCCTCTGCGACGACATCGTCGACCAGATGACCAAGCGCATCGGCTGCGGCGCCGACTCCTCGTGGCGGCTCGGCGGGTTCTTGACCAACAGTGGCAGCCCCAAGAAATTCAG GTCACGGAATAAGAAGCTCCATTTGGGGTCAACCCAGCCTCCAGACTGTGTTGTGATTATGGATACAGAGAGGAAATCGTCGGTTATTTTTGAAGCTGATAAGCTGCAGATTCCGATTGTGGGGTTGGTGAATTCGGACATGCCGTGGGATGTTTACAAGAGGATTACGTACCCGGTCCCCGCAAATGATTCGGTGAAGTTTGTGTATTTGTTTTGTAATTTGATCACCAAGACTTTTCTGGTGGAGCAGAAGAGGTTTCAGGAAGTTGATGACAAGCAACTGAGGCTTACAAAAGCTGAAAATAG agaggaatcagaaaattTAAAGCAAAACATGACGAGCAGTTCGAAGGATGAAAACCCTGTTATTCCTTATGAAAGCTTAGATCTCACTTCAGACG ATCCTCTTGAAACCAAACAGCTTTTGGACAAGCTTGTTGTGATAAAGCTCAATGGTGCTTTGGGAACAAAAATGGGTTTTAGTGGACccag GTCTGCCACTGAAGTTTGCAATGGCCTCACATATCTGGACTTGATTATTAATCAAATTGAG TCTCTCAATTCTAAGCATGGATGCAATGTTCCCTTGATTTTGATGAACACAATCAGAACACATGATGGCACCCTGAAG GTAGTGGAGAAATATTCCCAGAAAAATATTGACATTCTTCCGCTCTGCCAG AACCAAAGTCACCCAGTCGCCAGAGGACGGGACAGTGAGGATGAATC GGTTCTATTTGATCATCATGAGCTGTTCCTTTCCTTGAAGAACACTGGTACGCTCGGGGCATTATTGTTGCAG GGTAAGGAGTATATCCTTGTGGTGAAGTACGACAACCTGGGAACACTAATTGACTCAA AAATTTTAAATCATCTTATCCAGAACAGGATCCAATACTGTACAGAG CTCTCAGAAATGGCACAGATGCCTGGCAAAAAT TCTCTGAAGAAGTCCAAACTTGTTGACACGGGTAACCT GTGGATGAATCTGAAGGGTGTGAAAAGGCTTGTTGAAACTGATGGAAAGAATGTTGAAAATTATCCACTTTCAAAG TCCTTTGATCGTGCCATTGATGTTAATGTTCCACATTCTCGCTTCCAACCAATGATGTCAACATCAGATTTATTTCTTTTCCAG TCAGATCTGTACAGCTATGGTGACAGCTTGATTCGAAACAGTGCTCGAACAAATTCTTTGAATCCTTGTATTGAACTTGGACCtgaatttgaaaag ctCAGTGACTTCCAGAGTCGTTTCAAGTCAATTCCTAGCATCATTGAGCTTGATAGCTTGAAGGTGATGGGTGATGTTTGGTTTGGAACTGGCATAACCCTTAAG GGCAAAGTCACCATCATTGCAAAACCTGGGGTAAAATTAGAAATTCCAGATGGAGTGGTAATTGAAAATAAG GAGATTTCTGACCCCAGCGATATATAA
- the LOC131334232 gene encoding UTP--glucose-1-phosphate uridylyltransferase-like isoform X2, which produces MTIHSAVIQKLLSTNAHLGRRVAAHHFKIYTYGARNGVTIIDSDKTLICIRNACHFISNLVRQKGKFLFVNTNPLCDDIVDQMTKRIGCGADSSWRLGGFLTNSGSPKKFRSRNKKLHLGSTQPPDCVVIMDTERKSSVIFEADKLQIPIVGLVNSDMPWDVYKRITYPVPANDSVKFVYLFCNLITKTFLVEQKRFQEVDDKQLRLTKAENREESENLKQNMTSSSKDENPVIPYESLDLTSDDPLETKQLLDKLVVIKLNGALGTKMGFSGPRSATEVCNGLTYLDLIINQIESLNSKHGCNVPLILMNTIRTHDGTLKVVEKYSQKNIDILPLCQNQSHPVARGRDSEDESVLFDHHELFLSLKNTGTLGALLLQGKEYILVVKYDNLGTLIDSKILNHLIQNRIQYCTESLKKSKLVDTGNLWMNLKGVKRLVETDGKNVENYPLSKSFDRAIDVNVPHSRFQPMMSTSDLFLFQSDLYSYGDSLIRNSARTNSLNPCIELGPEFEKLSDFQSRFKSIPSIIELDSLKVMGDVWFGTGITLKGKVTIIAKPGVKLEIPDGVVIENKEISDPSDI; this is translated from the exons ATGACGATACATTCGGCTGTGATTCAAAAGCTGCTGAGCACAAACGCCCACCTGGGGCGCCGAGTGGCCGCCCACCACTTCAAGATCTACACCTACGGCGCCCGTAACGGCGTGACCATAATCGACTCCGacaaaaccctaatctgcaTCCGCAACGCCTGCCACTTCATCTCCAACCTCGTCCGGCAGAAGGGCAAGTTCCTCTTCGTCAACACCAACCCCCTCTGCGACGACATCGTCGACCAGATGACCAAGCGCATCGGCTGCGGCGCCGACTCCTCGTGGCGGCTCGGCGGGTTCTTGACCAACAGTGGCAGCCCCAAGAAATTCAG GTCACGGAATAAGAAGCTCCATTTGGGGTCAACCCAGCCTCCAGACTGTGTTGTGATTATGGATACAGAGAGGAAATCGTCGGTTATTTTTGAAGCTGATAAGCTGCAGATTCCGATTGTGGGGTTGGTGAATTCGGACATGCCGTGGGATGTTTACAAGAGGATTACGTACCCGGTCCCCGCAAATGATTCGGTGAAGTTTGTGTATTTGTTTTGTAATTTGATCACCAAGACTTTTCTGGTGGAGCAGAAGAGGTTTCAGGAAGTTGATGACAAGCAACTGAGGCTTACAAAAGCTGAAAATAG agaggaatcagaaaattTAAAGCAAAACATGACGAGCAGTTCGAAGGATGAAAACCCTGTTATTCCTTATGAAAGCTTAGATCTCACTTCAGACG ATCCTCTTGAAACCAAACAGCTTTTGGACAAGCTTGTTGTGATAAAGCTCAATGGTGCTTTGGGAACAAAAATGGGTTTTAGTGGACccag GTCTGCCACTGAAGTTTGCAATGGCCTCACATATCTGGACTTGATTATTAATCAAATTGAG TCTCTCAATTCTAAGCATGGATGCAATGTTCCCTTGATTTTGATGAACACAATCAGAACACATGATGGCACCCTGAAG GTAGTGGAGAAATATTCCCAGAAAAATATTGACATTCTTCCGCTCTGCCAG AACCAAAGTCACCCAGTCGCCAGAGGACGGGACAGTGAGGATGAATC GGTTCTATTTGATCATCATGAGCTGTTCCTTTCCTTGAAGAACACTGGTACGCTCGGGGCATTATTGTTGCAG GGTAAGGAGTATATCCTTGTGGTGAAGTACGACAACCTGGGAACACTAATTGACTCAA AAATTTTAAATCATCTTATCCAGAACAGGATCCAATACTGTACAGAG TCTCTGAAGAAGTCCAAACTTGTTGACACGGGTAACCT GTGGATGAATCTGAAGGGTGTGAAAAGGCTTGTTGAAACTGATGGAAAGAATGTTGAAAATTATCCACTTTCAAAG TCCTTTGATCGTGCCATTGATGTTAATGTTCCACATTCTCGCTTCCAACCAATGATGTCAACATCAGATTTATTTCTTTTCCAG TCAGATCTGTACAGCTATGGTGACAGCTTGATTCGAAACAGTGCTCGAACAAATTCTTTGAATCCTTGTATTGAACTTGGACCtgaatttgaaaag ctCAGTGACTTCCAGAGTCGTTTCAAGTCAATTCCTAGCATCATTGAGCTTGATAGCTTGAAGGTGATGGGTGATGTTTGGTTTGGAACTGGCATAACCCTTAAG GGCAAAGTCACCATCATTGCAAAACCTGGGGTAAAATTAGAAATTCCAGATGGAGTGGTAATTGAAAATAAG GAGATTTCTGACCCCAGCGATATATAA